GCTGCGGTGAGCGTGGGGTGCGCATGGCCCAGCGCGTTGACCGCGATGCCCGCGAGCAGGTCGAGGTAACGCTTGCCGTCGGCGTCCCACACGTACGCGCCCTCGCCGCGGACCAGCACCTTCTGCGGTGCCCCGAACGTGTCCATGACAGCGTGCGTGTAGCGCTCGGTCCACTGCGCGACGCTCCCCGGTCCGGCCAGGGTCGTGTCCGCGGCTCCCTCGAGGCTCCGGGCGGCGTCGGTGGCCGGGGTATCGGTGGTCGCCGTGGCGACCTCGGCGGGGTGCGTCGACGAGATCTCGCCGGTCGTGCCGTTCATGACTGCTCCTGCGGGCTCGTTGCGTGCGGGGTGGAGGCGAGCGCGTCCGGGACGACCATGGTCCCGTTGCCGCGCGTCGTGAAGACCTCCAGGAGGACCGAGTGCGCGACGCGGCCGTCGATCACGGTCGCGCGCGGGACGCCCCCGGACACGGCCCGCAGGCACGCCTCCATCTTGGGCACCATGCCGGCCTCGAGCGAGGGCAGCAGGTCCGCGAGCTCGGAGCGCGTGATCTCGGCGACGAGCGAGCTCTTGTCCGGCCAGGACGTGTACAGGCCCTCGACGTCGGTCAGGACGATGAGCTTCTTGGCACCGAGCGCGACCGCGAGCGCCGCCGCCGCGGTGTCCGCATTGACGTTGAGGACCTGGGTCGGGTCGTCGATGTCGGGCGCGATGGTCGAGACGACCGGGATGCGTCCGGCGTCGAGCAGGTCCTGGACCGCGGAGGGGTGGACCTCGACGACGTCGCCCACGAGCCCGACGTCCACGGGCTCGCCGTCGACCACGGCGTGGCGACGCCGGGCCTGGAGCAGGCCCCCGTCCTCGCCCGACAGCCCGACCGCGTAGGGGCCGTGCGCGTTGATGAGCCCGACGAGCTCGCGCGAGACCTGGCCCGTGAGGACCATGCGCACGACGTCCATGGCCTCGGGCGTCGTCACGCGCAGACCGCCGCGGAACTCGCTCTCGATGCCGAGGCGCGCGAGCATCGCGGAGATCTGGGGGCCGCCGCCGTGCACCACGACGGGGTGCAGACCGACCTGGCGCAGGAACACCATGTCGCGCGCGAACGCGGCCTTGAGCTCGTCGTCGATCATGGCGTTGCCGCCGTACTTGACGACCACGAGGGCGTCGCGGAACTCCTGCAGCCAGGGCATGGCCTCGAGCAGGACCTCGGCCTTCTGGCCGGGGGTCAGGTCCGTGCGGGTGTCGAACATCGTCGACTGGGCGGCGCCCTCGGACGTCTGGGCGCTCACGACGAGTACGCGCTGTTCTCGTGGACGTAGTCGTGCGTGAGGTCGTTGGTCCAGACCGTGACCTGGGCATCACCCGCGTGCAGGTCGACCTCGACGTGCACCTCGCGGGCCGAGGCGAGGTCGACGAGCTCGCGGGGCTCGCCCACTCCCCCGGCACGGCAGACCTGGACGCCGTTGATCGACACGTCGAGCGCGAGCGCGTCGAAGGGCGCGACGTCCGCGGGGACGGTCCCCACGGCCGACAGGACGCGGCCCCAGTTGGGGTCGTTGCCGAACACCGCGGCCTTGAAGAGGTTCGAACGCGTCACGGCGCGGGCGACCGCGAGCGCCGCGCTCTCGTCGCTCGCGTGGGTGACGGTCACCGCGATGTCGTGGCTCGCGCCCTCGGCGTCCGCGACCAGGGCCCGCGCGAGGTCCGCGCACGCCTCGGTCACGGCCGCTGTGAGCTCCTCGAGGGTCACCGGCACCTGGGACGCACCGGAGGCCAGGAGGATCACCGTGTCGTTCGTCGACATGCAGCCGTCGGAGTCGACCCGGTCGAACGTGGTCGCGGTCGCGGCGCGCAGCGCGGCGTCGGCGGTCGCGGCGTCGACGACGGCGTCGGTGGTCAGCACGCAGAGCATGGTCGCGAGGCCGGGCGCGAGCATCCCGGCTCCCTTGGCCATGCCGCCCACGGACCAGCTCGTGGCGCCGTCGACGCTGTGCTCGTCGGCCACGTCGCGCGTGACGAGGACGGTCTTGGGGACCGTGTCGGTCGTCATGATCGCGAGGGCCGCGTCGGGGCCGCCCTCGGCGTCGGCCGCGCCGGCCGCGGCGTCGCAGCCCGCGAGAAGGTTGCTCATGGGCAGGCGCTCGCCGATGAGGCCCGTCGAGCAGACCAGGACGTCGCCCGCCGAGACCTCGAGGAGGTCCGCGACGTACTCGGCCGTGTGGTGGGTGTCGGCGAAGCCCTCGGGTCCGGTGCAGGCGTTCGCGCCGCCCGAGTTGAGGACGACGGCGCGCGCGATGCCGTCGGCGACAGCCTGGCGCGACCACGCGACGGGGGCCGCGAACACGCGGTTCGACGTGAAGACGGCCGCGGCGACGTCGAGCGGACCCTCGTTGACGACGAGCGCGACGTCCTTCTTCCCGGTGGACTTGAGCCCGGCGGCGACTCCTGCGGCCCGGAAGCCGAGCGGTCCGGTGACGGTCACGGTGCGACCCCTTCGGTGGTCAGGCCCAGGGTCTGCGGCAGTCCCAGGGCGATGTTCATGGACTGCACGGCGCCGCCGGCGGTCCCCTTGACGAGGTTGTCGATCGCGGTCACGGTCACGACGCGGCCCGCGGCGCGGTCGATCGCGACCTGGACCAGGGCCGTGTTGGCTCCCAGCGTCATGGCCGTGGTGGGCCACTGCCCCTCGGGCAGGAGCTCGACGAAGGGCTCGCCGACGTACGCCTGCTCGTAGGCCTGGCGCAGGGCGTCGACGCTCAGGTCCTCGTGGCCCGGGGCCAGGCGAGCCGTCGCGGTCGCGAGGATCCCGCGCGCCATGGGCACGAGGGTGGGCGTGAAGGAGATCGTGACCTCGTCGGCACCGGCAGAGCGCAGGTTCTGCGCGATCTCCGGGATGTGGCGGTGCGAGCCGCCCACGGCGTAGGGCTGGGCGGAGCCGAGCGCCTCGGAGGCGAGCAGGTGCGTCTTGAGCGACTTGCCCGCGCCCGAGTACCCGTTCGCGAGGACCGCGACGACGTCGACCGGGCTGAGGAGCCCCGCGGCGATGCCGGGCTGCAGGCCCAGGGTCACGGCCGTGACGTTGCAGCCGGGGACGGCGATGCGGCGTGCGCCCGCGAGGACCTCGCGCTGCTTGGTGTACTCGACGCCCGCGCCGGTCTGCTCGGTGATCAGGAGCTCGGGCAGGCCGTAGGGCCAGGTGCCCGCGTGCTCGGAGCCGTAGAACGCGGTCCAGTCCGCGGCCGACGCGAGCCGGTGGTCCGCGCCGAGGTCGAGGACCAGGACGTCGGCGGGCAGCTGCGCGGCGATCTCACCCGACGCGCCGTGCGGCAGCGCGAGCACGACGACGTCGTGGCCCACCAGGTGCTCGACGCTCGTGGGCAGCAGCACGCGGTCCGCGAGCGAGCGCAGGTGCGGCTGGTGCAGCCCGAGCAGCGACCCCGCGTTGGAGTGCGCCGTGAGCGCGCCGATCTCGACCTCGGGGTGCCCGACGAGCAGCCGGAGCATCTCCCCGCCCGCGTAGCCGGATGCACCGGCGACTGCCACTGTGATCGTCATATGCAGAACTATACATAGTTATGCAGTCGATGCGGAACCTCTTCGTCCCGGTGCGTCCCGCTGCGGCCTCATGCGCCCCAGACGCCCAGCTCGTTGCCGCTCGGGTCGAGGAAGTGGAAGCGTCGGCCGCCCGGGAAGTCGTAGGGCCCCTCGACGATCTCCCCACCCGCGTCCTGGACCAGCAGCAGCGACTCGTCGAGGTCGGCCGAGAAGAGGAGGACCAGCGGGCCGCCGCGCGTCACCGAGTCCGCGAGCGCCAGCCCACCGGCCTCCGCCTCGCCCTCCTCCGCGGAGGTCCGGAAGCCCGCGTAGCCCGGCCCGTAGGGGACGAACTCCCACCCGAAGGCCTCCGCGTAGAACGACTGTGCGGCCGCCATGTCCGTGACGGAGAGCTCGAGGTAGTCGATCGAGTGGTGGATGCCGTGCGCATGGGTAGCCATGCGGGCAGCGTGCCACGCGGCACCGACACGAGGTCGGCGCACCCCCGACGCTCTCGCTCGACGACTCGTCGACGGCACGCCGACCACGAGGGCGAAGAACCCGCTCAGGAACGCGCCTCGCAGACGCACGAGATCCCTCTGGGGGTGCCCGGGTCCGACCTCCACGGTCAGGCCATCCCGCACGCCCACCACTCCCCCGCGAGCCGCACGGGGTCGGCGCAGACCATGCCGTGCATGTCGAGTCCCGCAGGCGACTCCCCCGGACTGAACCAGAACCCGCCCGCGTCGTCGGGCATCCCGAGCCACTGAGGCACGAAGACCCGGCCGTCCTCGTACCGGTCGACGCGCCCGTTCGCCGAGACGTACCGGAGCGCGTCCGGCAGGAGACCGTCCTCCCCCCGGTCACCGGCACCGTCACCGTCCGGCTCGGCGATCTGCGCCAGTGCCACCCGGTAGGCCGCGAATCTCTCGGCGGTCCCCACGTCTGCGCGAGGCCAGGACGCCGCCACCGCGAGCAATACCAGGGACGTCACGAGCGTCAGCGCGGACCGGCGCCGGACCAGGTGCACCACGACTCCCACGAGCACGATTCCCACGAGCCCCGCGACCAGGCGGACCAGCCACGTCCCGAGACCTGGTCCTGCGGCGACGAGTCCGTGCAGCGGCGCGGGCAGGGCGCCACGGACCGCGAGCGCCCACGCCCACGTCGCGCTGGTCGCATAGGCCAGGGCGAGCAGCGCCAGGCCACCGAGGAGGGCGACGGCGAACACCTGGGTACGTGTCACGGTCGGCGTCACCACGGCGACAGCGTAGTGCTCCGCTCCCCGGGTCGCGGACGGCCTCCGGGCCGGTCGAGCCGGACGTGTCCGGTACCGCTAGGGTCTCGGCATGTCGCGGAGTCGCAGGGGTGGGTCAGGCATGCGGACGATGGAGTTCGAGGAGGAGCACGACGGGCCGGTGGCCGGTCCGCCCGAGCGTCCCGACGGCAGCGGTGACTGCGTCGAGCACGACGGGCTCGACGGGCCCAGGTCCAGGACGCCACGCCGCCCCGGCCTCCCGTGGATCGCCGCGGGGATCGCGGTCGTCGTGGTCGCAGCCGGCCTGGTCGTGGACGGGACGATCGAGGACCGCCGGGAGACCGCCCGGCTCGTCGGGGCTTTCGGCGGCGTCGTGCCCTGGGGCGACGCACCACCCGGCGAGCTGTGGTCGGTGGACGCACCGGGCGGCCGGTTCGCCCAGGCCGGTGCCGACGGGGTGGTCCTGATCGAGGGCGGGACGGTCTCGGGCGTGGACCTCGGTACGGGCGAGATCGCCTGGTCGCGCGACGTCGGCCCGGGGGCGACGTGCGGGACGGACCTCGCCTGGAACGGCAGCACCCAGCGGCGGGACGACCCGCTCGTGTGCGTGTCCAGTGGTTCCGAACGGCTGGTGACCGTGCTGGACGACGACGGCACCGTCCTGGGCTCGCTGTCGCTCGACGGCGTCGTCGGCGCGGAGGCCTTTGCCGTGCCCGGTCCTTCAGGAACGGTGGTGCTGGCGGAGCGGGCCGCCGAGCCCGCTCCGGGCGCGACCGCGACGCCCTACCGGCTCCTGACGATCCAGGGCACGATGGAGGACGTCGTCGTGCCTGCGGGACGGGCGGCGCGCGTCGTCGCGGTCGACGTCGCCACCGGCGAGATGCGCTGGGAACGGGTCGTCGACTTCGTCGCCCCCGAGGGTCGTCCCGGCAGCTGCATGACGTCCACGATCACCGACGGGCTCGACGAGGAGTCCTTCTCGGTCGACGCGGACTCCCTGTCGGTCCTCGTGGTCGACGGTATGGTGCGCGTCCTCGGCTGCGGCGTGGACTCGCTGCTCTCGTCCGCCGGAACCCGGCTCCGGGCACCTGGTGCCGATGACTGGCGTCTGTTCCCCGCCGGGTCGGGCGGGTTCGTCTCGGTCTCCGAC
This region of Oerskovia jenensis genomic DNA includes:
- the argB gene encoding acetylglutamate kinase — protein: MFDTRTDLTPGQKAEVLLEAMPWLQEFRDALVVVKYGGNAMIDDELKAAFARDMVFLRQVGLHPVVVHGGGPQISAMLARLGIESEFRGGLRVTTPEAMDVVRMVLTGQVSRELVGLINAHGPYAVGLSGEDGGLLQARRRHAVVDGEPVDVGLVGDVVEVHPSAVQDLLDAGRIPVVSTIAPDIDDPTQVLNVNADTAAAALAVALGAKKLIVLTDVEGLYTSWPDKSSLVAEITRSELADLLPSLEAGMVPKMEACLRAVSGGVPRATVIDGRVAHSVLLEVFTTRGNGTMVVPDALASTPHATSPQEQS
- the argJ gene encoding bifunctional glutamate N-acetyltransferase/amino-acid acetyltransferase ArgJ is translated as MTVTGPLGFRAAGVAAGLKSTGKKDVALVVNEGPLDVAAAVFTSNRVFAAPVAWSRQAVADGIARAVVLNSGGANACTGPEGFADTHHTAEYVADLLEVSAGDVLVCSTGLIGERLPMSNLLAGCDAAAGAADAEGGPDAALAIMTTDTVPKTVLVTRDVADEHSVDGATSWSVGGMAKGAGMLAPGLATMLCVLTTDAVVDAATADAALRAATATTFDRVDSDGCMSTNDTVILLASGASQVPVTLEELTAAVTEACADLARALVADAEGASHDIAVTVTHASDESAALAVARAVTRSNLFKAAVFGNDPNWGRVLSAVGTVPADVAPFDALALDVSINGVQVCRAGGVGEPRELVDLASAREVHVEVDLHAGDAQVTVWTNDLTHDYVHENSAYSS
- the argC gene encoding N-acetyl-gamma-glutamyl-phosphate reductase, coding for MTITVAVAGASGYAGGEMLRLLVGHPEVEIGALTAHSNAGSLLGLHQPHLRSLADRVLLPTSVEHLVGHDVVVLALPHGASGEIAAQLPADVLVLDLGADHRLASAADWTAFYGSEHAGTWPYGLPELLITEQTGAGVEYTKQREVLAGARRIAVPGCNVTAVTLGLQPGIAAGLLSPVDVVAVLANGYSGAGKSLKTHLLASEALGSAQPYAVGGSHRHIPEIAQNLRSAGADEVTISFTPTLVPMARGILATATARLAPGHEDLSVDALRQAYEQAYVGEPFVELLPEGQWPTTAMTLGANTALVQVAIDRAAGRVVTVTAIDNLVKGTAGGAVQSMNIALGLPQTLGLTTEGVAP
- a CDS encoding VOC family protein — translated: MATHAHGIHHSIDYLELSVTDMAAAQSFYAEAFGWEFVPYGPGYAGFRTSAEEGEAEAGGLALADSVTRGGPLVLLFSADLDESLLLVQDAGGEIVEGPYDFPGGRRFHFLDPSGNELGVWGA
- a CDS encoding outer membrane protein assembly factor BamB family protein, translating into MRTMEFEEEHDGPVAGPPERPDGSGDCVEHDGLDGPRSRTPRRPGLPWIAAGIAVVVVAAGLVVDGTIEDRRETARLVGAFGGVVPWGDAPPGELWSVDAPGGRFAQAGADGVVLIEGGTVSGVDLGTGEIAWSRDVGPGATCGTDLAWNGSTQRRDDPLVCVSSGSERLVTVLDDDGTVLGSLSLDGVVGAEAFAVPGPSGTVVLAERAAEPAPGATATPYRLLTIQGTMEDVVVPAGRAARVVAVDVATGEMRWERVVDFVAPEGRPGSCMTSTITDGLDEESFSVDADSLSVLVVDGMVRVLGCGVDSLLSSAGTRLRAPGADDWRLFPAGSGGFVSVSDTPETTHALDDGGAVRWETGGRYLFPQAGDGSEQDTWYLANAGRLVAVDAHDGSRRWAADIPAEQVLVQTDERVVVTSFLYRRALDPETGQTLWETEVTDRDRYSVGAFTDGRRFFEATVVGDQPTDARLTAYDLATGERLWVLDDVPVSETLVAFGGALLRVGEGSLSRWG